The window TGGCGGCCCTGCGGCGGTACCTGCCCGCGCTCATCGAGAAGGGCTACCGGCCGACGGTTCCGCGGCGCGTCTGAACGCGGGGGAGGTCCGGTGCCGGAGGTGTACCGCGTCTGCGCCGGCCTCCCGGGTCCCAGGCCGGAGACGCGAGTGTCCGCCCCGTTCCCCGGGGCTCGCGGGGTACGGGACGGACGCGGGGCCCCGGCGGGCCAGCGGCCGTCGACGGGGCCGGGAGCCGGAACCCTCAGCGCGTCTCGACGAGCCGGGCGAAGACCACCACGTTGCCGTCGTAGCCGTCGGCCTTGGTGTAGCCCCCGCCGCACGTGATGACGCGCAGCTCGGCGTAGCCGGTGTCGCCGTACACCCGGGGGCCCGGGAAGTCGTTCTTGGCGAACACCTCGACGCCGTAGATCTCGAACACCGCGGTGCGGTCGTCGTAGCGGGACACCTCGATGTGCTGGCCCTTGCTGAGTGATCCGAGCCCGTAGAAGACGGCGGGCCCCGCCAGGTTGTCCACGTGGCCGACGAGGACGGAGGTTCCGCGCTGGCCGGGCGCGATGCCGTTCTGGTACCAGCCGGCGAGGTTGGGGTCCTGGGCGGGCGGTGCCTCGATCCAGCCGGCGGGGTCCAGATTGACGTCCACGATGGGGGCGTCGACCTGGATCGAGGGGATCTGTACGCGCTGGGCCGGTGCGTAGGCCAGGGGCTGCACCGGCTCGCCTCCGGCCGGGGCGGACGGCGGCGTGTCCCGCGGGCCGGCCACCGAGGCCGCGGCGGCGGGCTGCGGCGGTCCGGGTGAGGTCTCCGCGCCGTTGCGCATCAGTGCGAGCCCGGTGAGCATCACCAGGGCGATCGCGCCCCACGGTGTGTACCTGATCCGCTCGCCGCCCCACTGGTCCCGGCCCATGGTTCTCCCTTCGTCGCGACATCGCCACGCTAGGCGGGGGCATCCGGGGCGGCTATCGGAGAGGCGCGAACGGGTGGGGCCGGCTGCGTCGTCTTCTCATCGGAGTAATGAGCGGATAAAAGTTCTGACGGTCCGTGACCTGCGCGTCCGTCAGATCCAGGCAGGGGTGCGCGGCGTGTCGGTACCCGAGGTGGAGCAGTGCCGAAGTGCGCGCCTTGCGCTATGTGGTGAGGGTTCGTCATGGGATGCGTTCTCTTCGACAGATCCCGGAGAATCAGGACTCCGGGGCACGCTTCCCGCTGGAGGTTCAACGATGCGTGCTTCACGCGCTCTCGCGGTGACCGCGACCGCCTTCGCGGCGGTCGGGCTGGCCGCCCCGCTGGCCGCCGCCGGCGGCGGCCCTGGCAGCAACCCGAACAACTTCCCGACCAACGTCACCGTCAACCCGTCCTCGGTCCACCAGGGCGCCACGATGCAGGTGAGCGCGGAGGGCTGCGGCCGGTCCGGCGGCAGGGTGTGGTCGAACGCCTTTCCGACGGTGAACCTCTCCCCGGGCCGCGTCGGTTACGCCACGGCGCGCATTCGCAACGACGCGACACCGGGGCAGTACAGCCTGTCGGTTCGGTGCAACAACAGCGACAACAACTTCGGCGGCAACGGCGGGAACGGTGGGAACGGCGGGAACGGCGGCAACGGGGGTGACGGCGGCAACGGCAACGACCGCGGAAACGACCGTGGCAACGGCAACGGCAACGGCAACGGCAGCGACCGTGGCGACCGGGGCAACGAGTTCGGTAACCGCGGTGACCAGAACGACTCGGTCGCCACGGCCCGCTTCACCGTGCTCCCGTCCCGGGGCGCGCAGGGCGGCCTCGGCGGCTCCATGGGTCCCAGCTCGGTCGAGATGCAGGTGGGCGGCGGACTCGTCGCCGCGGCAGCCCTGGGTGGTGCCGTCTTCGTCGTACGCCGCCGGATGAGCAATGCGGCGATCTGACGCGTCGAACCTCCTGCCCGGCCCGATACGCCCGTCGCCCCGAGTCCTGGACCAGGACCCGGGGCGACTGTCGTGTGTTCGTTCGAACGAGGCGCCGTGCCGTCAGTGCTGACGGCCGGTGCGCCGCCTGCGCAGGACGTAGACCGCGCCGGCCGCTGCCGCCGCCACCAGGGCCGACCCGGCGGCGATCTCCGTGGGGTCCATGGTGTCGACGCTGCCACCGAGGCCGCCCAGGACTCCGGCGGGAGACGCGGTGGAGCTGGTGGTGGGCGTGGTCGTGGGGGTGGTCGAGCCCGAAATCGTCAGATTCGCCGACCGGGTGGTCGTCCCGCAGCGGAAGGTCACCTCGTAGACGGCACCTCTCCTGGCCTCCCGGTCGACCATGGCGGTCGCCGACCTGCCCCGCGGGATGGTCGTCGTGTCGAACACACCCGAGAACGCGGTCGCGTCGCTGGTGCAGCCCATGGCACCGAGGGTGACCGAGCCTCCCGGCGCGACCGTCGACGGGGTGATGGTCGGAGTGAACGAGGTGGATGTGCCGCCGGTGAGCGAATGGGCCGACGCGGCAGGTGTCATCGACAGGAAGGCGGCGGCGCCCAGCAGGGCGACGGGTGCGACACGTATCGCGCGCATGGTGAAATCCTCCGGGTCCCGAGGGGCAGCCGCGGAACGGGTTTCCGCGAGGTATGAGAAATGCACCTCGATTCCCGAAACGGTAGAAGCGCCGCATATCACCCGCGATCGGGGTCAGGCGAATGGGGCAGCCATGTCCCCCGGCCGGCGGACCGGGCCGGGGGAGCGGTGGGGTCCGGTGCGTGGCTATCCGCCCGTGGCGTGCGGGAACAGGTCGACGAACGGGGCCGTCGTCGCGGAGATGCCCCGGCCGAAGGGGGCGTCGAAGTCCCAGATCAGGAAGAGCAGGAAGGCAATGAGGACGCTGAAGAGGCCGGCCAGGAGGAGTTCGCGGAACGTTCTGCGGATCTGCAGCGTGAAGATCAGCCCGACCGTGACCAGAGCTCCCGTGATCAGGCCGAACCAGACGACCCCCGGCATGGTCGCGCCCGCGTTCTGCCCCCGTGATCCCCGGGCGTCGTCGACGGCGGCGACCTGGTCCACCAGTGGCTGGTAGGCCTGCCCCTCGTGGTCGTTGCGGGGTTTGTACTCGGTGACGTCGGCGCGCACCCGGTCGAGGAGCCTGGTGCCTTCCTCGGTGAGCGCCCCGTGGTCCGTCATGTACCTCCATTCGTCACCCACGACATGCGCGACATAGGCGTCGACGTCGCTGCGGATGCGGTCGCGGACCTCCACCGGGTAGACGGCGGAGCGGGCGCTGACCTCGTGCAGGGCCTGTGCCTCGAGGCGTACGGATTCCTGGGCGGCGCTGCGGCCCTCCCAGACGCCGGCGATGGCGAGGCCGAGCACGATCGCGTAGACGACGCCGATCATCATCGTCATGTACTCGATGACGTCGGGTGTCTCGGAGGGGTCGTCGTCCTCCGCGAGCCGGCGATTGCTGAGGACTGCGATGGTCAGGACGACGGCGCACGCCGACGCCATGGCAATGGTCAGAACAAGCCATTCCGACATGGGATCCCTTCCTGGGTCAGCGGGAGGAGCGGGGGCGCAGCACGGCCACGGCGAACACGGCCGGCGCGGTGATCAGAAGGGTGAGAGACACCAGTGACGGTCCGGACCGCGGTGTCTTGCGGGGTGGCTTGCGGTAGGCCGGCAGCGCCACCGGTGCGGGTGGGGCGGGGCGTGCGCTGGGTGGCGGCGGCGGTGCGGGCTCCGGCTTCGGCGGGGGCGGCGGTGGTGGTGCGGGCGGAGGGGGAGGTTCGGGCGCGGGCGGTGCTGGTGGAGGAGGCGGAGGGGGCGGGGGAGGCGGAGGTGGTGGAGGCGGGGGCGGAGGCGGTGGTGGAGGTGGAGGCGGGGGCGGAGGCGGTGGTGGAGGTGGAGGCGGGGGCGGTGGGGGAGGCGGCGGTTCGGGTTCCGGTTCGGGCTCGCCGATGACCGCCGTGCACCGCCCCTCACCCGAGACGGCGATGGACGATCCGTCCTCCCCCTGCCCGATGGAGGCCACCGCGCAGTCGTCACCGAAGGCGGGCGGCGGGACGGCGAGCAGCACGAGCAGGGTGGTCGCTGTCAGCCGCCATATGCGTGATCCGTACACGCCGGGGAGCATGTTCCCCGCAGCCGCCGGACACGCGGCCGACCGAGGTGATTCCCCTGATGGTGGGGACATCCGGGGATTCGTGTTTGGACCCGGCAGAAGTTTCTCGGCGATGAATTGAACATCTGGACCCCGGCCGCCCGTACCTAGGGCCACGAAAGGCGCGGACTCGCGTCCCGGACGGCAGAAGGACAACGGGAGTCGACATGAATACCTGGCGGAACGCCTCTCTCGCGGTGACCGCGGCGGCCCTCCTGGCGCTGACGACGGCGTGCGGTCAGGAGCAGGGACCCGCGTCACCCAACGGCCAGCCGGTGGGCAACGCGGCCGCCCAGGCGCCGGCCGACAGCGGTTACGGCTCGGACGGCGGCTACGGATCCGACGTGGGGGCGGACAGCGCGCCCAAGGAGGCAGGCCAACTCGCGGTGTGGGACAGCAAGAAGCTCGGCGAGGTGCTGACCGACAGCGAGGGCTTCACGCTCTACCGGTTCGACAAGGACACGGCCGAACCGCCCAAGTCGAACTGCGAGGGGGACTGCGCGAAGACGTGGCCGGTGGTGTCGGCGGGCAACGCCACGGCCGCCGCGGGGACCGATGCCGACCTCATCGGAGAGGTGACGCGTGCCGACGGCACCAAGCAGCTCACGGTCGGCGGCTGGCCGATGTACCGCTACGCCAAGGACACCGGCCCCGGTGAGACCAACGGCCAGGGCGTCGGCGGCACGTGGTTCGTCTCGGCTCCCGACGGAAAGAAGGCGGTGGCGAACGCCGACGGAGCGGATGCCGCCGAGCCGGCCGACCTCGCGGGACTTTCGGTCCGGAAGGACCCGAAACTCGGAGACATCGTGGTGGACAAGCGCGGTATGACGGTTTACCGCTTCAAGAAGGACTCGGCGTGGCCGATGAAGTCGGCCTGCACGGGTGAGTGCCTCAAGAAATGGCCGGTTGTCGCTCCCGTGTCGAAGAACGACGTCGACGGAGTCACGACGAAGGGATTCGTCACCTTCAACCGGCCCGACGGGATCAAGCAGCAGTCGATCGACTGCTGGCCGGTGTACACCTTCTCCGGCGACGCGAAGCCCGGGGACACCAACGGCCAAGGTGTCGGGGGCACATGGTACGCCGTCTCGCCCGAGGCGAAGCTCGTGGGAGCCCCGAAGTAGCCGTCGGGAGACCCTGCGGTACCGGTCCGTCGCCGCATGCGTACACACGGCGACGGACCTGCCCCACATGCCTGCGGTGTGTGACCAATAACGGATCTCTAATTTCCGTTTCCACTCGCTCTCCTGGCGGTCGATCAGTAGCCTCTGGTCAACACTGACCATGAACATGGCCGGATCGCCGTGGCGACTTGTTGGAGACATCGATGGAGCGTCCCGCCTGGGCACCGCAGGGCATTGACATCTCGGTGCCGAGCGTGTCTCGCATGTACGACTTCTATCTGGGCGGTTCGCACAATTTCGAGGTGGACAGGGAAGCGGCCCGCAAGGCCATGGAGTTCATGCCGGGTCTGCCCAAGGTCATGCAGGCGAATCGCGCGTTCATGCGCCGGGCGGTGCAGTACGCCACCGCTTCGGGTGTCAATCAGTTCCTCGACATAGGCTCCGGTATCCCGACCTTCGGCAATGTGCACGAGGTCGCCCAGGCCAGCGACCCGGAATCACGGATCGTCTACGTCGACCACGACCCGGTCGCGGTCGCACACAGCCAGGCGGTCCTGGAGGGCAACGACCGGGCGGTCGTCGTCGCGGCCGATCTCCGCTCGCCGAAGGAGATCCTGGAGAACCCGGAGATCAACGCCCTCCTCGATCTCGACAAGCCGGTGGCTCTGCTGCTGGTCGCGGTCCTCCACTTCATCGAGGACGCCGACGACCCCTACGGCGCGGTCGCGGAGCTGAGCGCGGCACTGGTCCCCGGCAGCCTGCTCGTCCTGACACACGCCTCGTACGAGGGCATCCCGCTCTCCCAGGAGGAGGCCGGCGGGACGGTCGGCGTCTACCGCACCATCCGCAGCCCCCTGGTCATGCGGACCCGCGCCGAGGGCAGCCGCTTCTTCGACGGGTACGAGATGGTCGAGCCCGGCCTGGTCTCCATGCCCGACTGGCGCCCCGAGTCCCCCGGGTCCCGCGCCCAGGAGGACCCCTTCGCCTTCTCGGGCTTCGCCGGGGTTGGACGCAAGGCGTGAGCATTCCCGCCCAGTCGTCCGGCGCGCCGGACGCGGAACCCGACGGCCCCGAAGGCCGCCTCAGAAGATTCGCCACCATCTGGAGCAGGGCGATCTTCCCCTCCACGGCGACCTCCCTGACCCGGCCGGAGTTCGAGGAGCACCTGCTGCCGCTGGCCCGGGAGCTCGACCGGGCCCTGCACGCACGCGCCTTCGACGCCACGCCGGCACACGGTGTGGGGGCGTCGCTGGTCGCCGCGCACTGCACGGACCCCGACGCGCTGAGTTCCACGCTCGGCGTCGTCGACTCCTACCTCGTGCTCTACTGCGGCGGCAACGGTCCCGTCGAGCTGTCGACGGAGGACAGCCGGGCCCGCTGCGCCCGCATCCAGCACGCCCTCGCCGGCGGCTTCAGCCAGGCACTGCGCGAGCGCACGCTCGCCGAGCAGGAGGCGATCGCCCGCTCGGCCCTCACCGCCCGCTCGCAGGCCGAACAGGCCCTGCACGCCACCGAGGCGCGCTTCCGCGCGGTCTTCAAGGACGCCGCCATAGGGATCGGCATCGCCGACCTCGACGGCAACATCCTGGAGATCAACGACACCCTCACCAAGATGTTCGGCGGCCTGGAGAACCACGTCCGCAGCCACAAGGTGAACGAGTGGGTCCACCCCGAGGACTCGCCGCACGTCTGGAAGTACTACGACGAACTCGTACGCGGCGAGCGCGAGCACTACAGCGTCGAGAAGCCCTACTACCGCAACGACGGCACGGTGCTGTGGACCAACCTCACCGTGTCCCTGCTGCGGGACGCCGAGGGCCGGCCCGAGTACCAGCTCGCCCTGATGGAGGACACGACCGAGCGGCGGCTGCTCAACCTCCGCCTGCGCTACGAGGCCACGCACGACGCGCTCACCGGGCTCCCCAACCGGACGCTGTTCTTCGAGCGTCTGGAGAAGGCGCTGGCGCCGAGGGAAGGCATGCGCTTCGGGCTCTGCTACCTCGACCTGGACGGCTTCAAGGCGATCAACGACAGTCTGGGCCACGCCGCCGGTGACCGGCTCCTGGTCGAGGTCGCCGACCGGCTGCAGAGCTGCGCGACCGCCCCCGGGGAGATGGTGGCCCGGCTCGGCGGCGACGAGTTCGTCGCCCTCACCACCGGGCCGCGCACCCAGGACGAGGTCCACGAGCTCGCGGGCCGCATCCTCTCGGCCCTCGCCACACCGGTCCGCCTCGACGGCAGGGAACTGACCGTACGGGGATCCATCGGCGTGGTCGAGGGCCCGTCGGGCGAACGCAGCGCGGCCGAGGTGCTGCGGAGCGCCGACATCACGATGTACCGGGCCAAGGCGGCGGGCGGGAACCGCTTCGCGCTCGCCGACGCCGAGTCGGACGCCCGGGCCATCACCCGGCACGGGCTCACCACGGCTCTGCCGGCGGCGCTCGACCGCGGCGAGTTCTTCATCGAGTACCAGCCGCTGGTGCACCTCGGTGACGGAAGCGTGCACGGCGCGGAGGCACTGGTCCGCTGGTGCCACCCCCAGCACGGGGTGCTCGGCCCGGACCGGTTCATCCCGCTCGCCGAGCACACCGGGCTGATCGTGCCCCTCGGCCGCTGGGTCCTGGAGGAGTCCGTACGTCAGGCGAACTTCTGGCAGGAACGTCACACCGACGGCGGCCCCCTGCGGATCAACGTCAACCTCTCACCGACACAGCTGCACCACCCCCGGCTGGTCGCCGAGACCGTGGACGTCCTGGAGCGATCGGGCCTGGAGCCGGGGGCCCTCTGCCTGGAGGTCACCGAGTCCGCGCTGATCGGCGCCGACGACGATCTGCTCAAGCCGCTGCGCCAACTGGCCGAGATGGGCGTCGACATCGCCCTGGACGACTTCGGCACCGGCTACTCGAACCTGGCGAACCTGCGCCGTCTGCCGGTGAGCGTGCTGAAGCTGGACCGTTCCTTCACCCAGGGCATGCAGCACCACCCCGCAGACCCGGTCGACCTGAAGATCGTCGAGGGCATCGTCTCGCTCGCGCACAGCCTGGACCTCGCCGTCACGGTCGAGGGGGTCGAGACCCGGGCCCAGGCGGACCAGCTGCGACAGCTGGGCTGCGACACCGCCCAGGGGTGGTACTACGCGCGTCCGGGCGCCCCGGACGCGATCCACGCGCTCCTGCTGGCCGACGCGGTCTGACGGGTCCCTCCCTCAGCCGCCGGCCGGGTCCGGCCCGCCGGCGGCCGCGGGCGCGACGGGCGGCTCCGACCCCAGCAGCATCCGCTGCAGCTCGCGGGCCGCACGCGGCGGCTCGACGTCGCTGCGGTGCGCGAGGGCGATCGTGCGCCGCAGCGACGGGGTGGCCAGCGGTGTCGTACGCAGGTCGTGGCCTGCCCGGACGGCGACCATGCGGGGCACCACCGCAATGCCGAGGCCTGCCCGGACGAAGCCCAGGACCGCGTCCATCTCGCCGCCCTCGACCGTGAACGTGGGCTCGAAACCCTCCGCGCGGCAGGCGGCGACCGTCAGCTCGCGGAGGTCGTAGCCGTGCCGGAACATCACCAGCGGTTCGTTCTCGAGGTCGGCGACCGTCACCGAGCCCTTGCGCCCCGGTGCCGGGCGGGAGGCCGACGACACCACCACGAGGTCCTCGTGCAGCAGCTCCACCGTGGTCAGTGCCGGTGAACCGGCGGGAAGCGGCAGGACGAGCAGGGCGAGGTCCAGGGCGCCGCGTGCGAGTTGCCGCACCAGGTCGTGGGAGCCCCCCTCCTCGATCAGCAACTGGATTCCGGGGTGCTCGGCGTGGAAGGCGCGGAGCACGTCCGGCAGCAGGCCCGTGCAGACGCTGGGGGTGGCGCCGAGCCTGATCCGGCCCCGGCGCAGCTGCACGAGTTCCTGCACCTCGTGCCGCGCGGTGTCCGCGTCCGCGAGGATCCTGCGGGCCAGTGGCAGCAGGGCCTCGCCGGCGTCGGTGAGCGCGATGTTCCCCCTGGCCCGGCTGAAGAGTTCCGCGCCCAGCTCGTTCTCCAGGGCCTTGATCTGCTGCGAGAGCGAGGGCTGCGACACGTGCACGTCCTCGGCGGCCCGGGTGAAGTGCCTGGCCTCGGCCACCGCGACGAAATAGGCGAGCTGCTGGAAGTGCATGAGGACGACCCTAGACGACTCCATAGGTAATGCCTATGGATATGACTGTTCTCATGACTTGGACTGATGGTGCCCTTCGGATCTAGCGTCGTGCCCATGGCATTGGCAACGCGGGCGGACCGACGGCCGTCCATGACGCGTACGCTCTGGGACTCGACCGTCGGCAAGAAGACGATCATGGCTGTGAGTGGCCTGATCATGCTCGGCTATCTGGTCGTCCACATGCTGGGCAACCTGAAGATCTTCTTCGGATCCGACGAGTTCAACCACTACGCGCACTGGCTCAGGACCATCGGCGAGCCCTTCCTGCACTACGAGTGGGCGCTCTGGATCATCCGGGTCGTGCTCGTCGCGGCCGTCGTGATGCACGCCGTCTCCGCGTACCAGCTGAGCCGCCGCGACCTCCGGGCCCGCCCGACCGCGTACGTGCACAAGAAGGCGCGGGCGAGCTATGCCACGCGCACCATGCGCTACGGCGGCGTCATCCTCGCGCTCTTCATCGTCTGGCACATCCTCGACCTGACGACCGGCACGGTGCACACCGGCGGATTCCAGCACGGCCACCCGTACCAGAACGTGATCGACACCTTCTCGACCTGGTGGGGCAACGTCGTCTACATCGTCGCCGTGACCGCCCTCGGCCTGCACGTCCAGCACGGATTCTGGAGTGCGGCACAGACCCTCGGGGTGGGCAACGCGACCAGGGACCGCGTCCTGAAGACCCTCTCCAATGCCCTCGCAGTGGTGCTGACGGCCGGTTTCGTCTCCGTGCCCGTCGCCGTGATGACCGGAGTGGTGAGCTGACATGAGCGACTACACGAACTACACGACCGGTGAGCCCGTCATCGACGCCAAGGCGCCCGGCGGCCCGGTCGCCGACCGCTGGGACACCCGCCGCTTCGAGGCGAAGCTCGTGAACCCGGCCAACCGCCGCAAGCACACCGTCATCGTCGTCGGCACCGGTCTGGCGGGCGGCTCGGCAGGTGCGACCCTGGCCGAACAGGGCTACCACGTCGTCCAGTTCTGCTTCCAGGACTCACCGAGGCGGGCCCACTCCGTCGCCGCCCAGGGCGGGATCAACGCGGCCAAGAACTACCGCAACGACGGAGACTCCGTCCACCGGCTCTTCTACGACACCGTCAAGGGCGGAGACTTCCGCGCCCGCGAGTCCAACGTCCACCGCCTCGCGGAGATCTCCGTGGAGATCATCGACCAGTGCGTCGCCCAGGGCGTCCCCTTCGCCCGTGAGTACGGGGGCCTCCTCGACAACCGCTCCTTCGGCGGAGTCCAGGTCTCCCGCACCTTCTACGCCCGCGGCCAGACGGGCCAGCAGCTCCTGCTCGGCGCCTACCAGGCACTCTCCCGGCAGATCGCGGCCGGCAACGTCGAGCTGCACTCCCGCACGGAGATGCTCGACCTGATCGTCGTCGACGGCAAGGCGCGCGGCATCGTGGCCCGCGACCTCGTCACCGGGAAGATCGACACCTACTTCGCCGACGCGGTCGTCCTGGCCAGCGGCGGCTACGGCAACGTCTTCTACCTGTCGACGAACGCGATGAACTCCAACGCCACCGCGATCTGGCGGGCCCACCGCCGCGGAGCCTACTTCGCCAACCCCTGCTTCACCCAGATCCACCCCACGTGCATCCCGCGCACCGGTGACCACCAGTCGAAGCTGACCCTCATGAGCGAGTCGCTCCGCAACGACGGACGGATCTGGGTCCCCAAGGTCAAGGGCGACGACCGCCCGGCGAACGAGATTCCCGAGGACGAGCGCGACTACTACCTGGAGCGCATCTACCCGGCCTTCGGCAACCTCGTGCCCCGCGACATCGCCTCGCGCGCCGCCAAGAACGTCTGCGACGAGGGACGGGGCGTCGGGCCCGGCGGACAGGGCGTCTACCTCGACTTCGCCGATGCCATCGCGCGGATGGGCCGGAAGGCGGTCGAGGAGAAGTACGGCAACCTCTTCGACATGTACGCCCGGATCACCGCGGAGAACCCGTACGAGACGCCCATGCGGATCTATCCGGCCGTCCACTACACGATGGGCGGGCTCTGGGTCGACTACGACCTGCAGACCACCATCCCCGGCCTCTTCGCGATCGGCGAGGCCAATTTCTCCGACCACGGCGCCAACCGGCTCGGAGCCTCGGCTCTGATGCAGGGACTCGCGGACGGCTACTTCGTCCTGCCGTCCACCATCAACGACTACCTCGCCCGCAACCCCCACGCCGACGAGATCGACGCGGGTCACCCCGCCGTCACCGAGGCCGTCGCCGAGACCGAGGACAGGCTCAACCTGCTCCTCGCCGTCGACGGGGACCGCACTCCGGACTCCTTCCACCGCGAGATCGGTGAACTCATGTGGGAGTTCTGCGGAATGGCACGGACCGAGACAGGGCTCCGCAAGGCCCTCGACCGGATCCCGCAGATCCGCGAGGAGTTCTGGCGCCGCGTCAAGGTGCCCGGCACCGGCGAGCAGTTCAACCAGTCGCTGGAGAAGGCCAACCGCGTCGTGGACTACCTGGAGCTCGCCGAGCTGATGTGCCTCGACGCGCTGCACCGGGCCGAGTCCTGCGGCGGCCACTTCCGTGAGGAGTCCCAGACCCCGGACGGTGAGGCCGCCCGCCGTGACGAGGAGTTCTCCTACGCCGCGGCCTGGGAGTTCAGCGCCTCCGGCGACGCTCCCGTCCTGCACAAGGAAGACCTCGTCTTCGAGTACGTCCACCCCACCCAGCGGAGCTACGCATGAAGCTCACCCTGCGCGTATGGCGCCAGCAGAACGCCGAGGCGCCCGGCGCCATGGCCACCTACGAAGTCGACGGCATCTCCCAGGACATGTCCTTCCTGGAGATGCTCGACACCCTCAACGAGGAACTCATCCTCGGCGGGGACGACCCCGTCGCGTTCGACCACGACTGCCGCGAGGGGATCTGCGGCGCGTGCAGCCTCGTCATCAACGGCGACGCCCACGGCCCGGAGCGGACCACCACCTGCCAGCTCCACATGCGGTCCTTCGACGACGGCGACACGATCGACATCGAGCCGTGGCGGGCCTCGGCCTTCCCCGTCGTCAAGGACCTCGTCGTCGACCGCTCCTCGTTCGACCGGATCATCCAGGCCGGCGGTTACATCTCCGCGCCCACCGGCACCGCGCCGGACGCGCACGCCACCCCGGTGCCCAAGCCGGACGCGGACTCCGCCTTCGAGCACGCCGAGTGCATCGGGTGCGGCGCCTGCGTGGCCGCCTGCCCGAACGGCTCGGCGATGCTCTTCACCTCGGCGAAGATCAACCACCTCAACGTCCTCCCGCAGGGCGCGCCCGAACGCGAGACCCGGGTCCTCGACATGGTCGCCACCATGGACGACGAGGGCTTCGGCGGCTGCACCCTCACCGGTGAGTGCGCCACGGCCTGCCCCAAGGGCATCCCGCTGCCGTCGATCACCGCGATGAACAAGGAGTGGCTGCGCGCCACCCGCAAGGTCCGCCGCTGATCCGGGCCGATCCGTCGCGGATCTGGGCTCAGCCCGGATCCGCCGCCCGGTTCCGACGGGAACCCGCATGTCGGTTCCCCGCGGGGAGCCCGTCCGTCCGCAGAGCCCTCGCCAGGTACGAGGCGGTACGGCTCCCCGCGGCGTGGGCGACCTCCCGCGGGGTGCCGGTGGCGACGATCCGGCCGCCCCGGTCCCCGCCGTCGGGTCCCAGATCGATCACATGGTCCGCGCCCGCCACCACTGCCATGTCGTGCTCCACGACGACCACGGTGTTCCCCGCGTCCACCAGGCCCTGCAACTGGCGCATCAGCACCTCGACATCGGCGGGGTGCAGCCCGGTCGTCGGCTCGTCCAGCAGGTAGAGCGTGTGTCCCCGCCGGGCGCGCTGCAGCTCGGAGGCGAGTTTGATGCGCTGCGCCTCACCGCCCGACAGCTCTGTCGCCGGCTGCCCGAGCCGCAGGTAGCCGAGTCCGACGTCGAGCAGGGCCCGCAGGCTCCGTTCGGCCGCCGGTGTCCCGGCGAGGAAACCCGCCGCCGCCTCCACCGTCAGATCGAGCACCCCGGCGATCGTCAGCCCGTTCAGGGTGACCTCGAGGGTCGGCGGGTTGTAGCGCGCGCCGTGACAGTCCGGGCAGGGCGCGTACGTGCTCGGGAGGAACAGCAGTTCCACGGAGACGAAGCCCTCGCCCTGGCAGGTCTCGCACCGCCCCCCGGCCACGTTGAACGAGAACCTGCCCGCCCGGTAACCGCGGGCCCTCGCCGTCTCCGTGGCCGCGAAGAGCTTGCGGACGACGTCGAAGAGCCCGGTGTAC is drawn from Streptomyces sp. NBC_00178 and contains these coding sequences:
- a CDS encoding succinate dehydrogenase/fumarate reductase iron-sulfur subunit, with product MKLTLRVWRQQNAEAPGAMATYEVDGISQDMSFLEMLDTLNEELILGGDDPVAFDHDCREGICGACSLVINGDAHGPERTTTCQLHMRSFDDGDTIDIEPWRASAFPVVKDLVVDRSSFDRIIQAGGYISAPTGTAPDAHATPVPKPDADSAFEHAECIGCGACVAACPNGSAMLFTSAKINHLNVLPQGAPERETRVLDMVATMDDEGFGGCTLTGECATACPKGIPLPSITAMNKEWLRATRKVRR
- a CDS encoding succinate dehydrogenase cytochrome b subunit, which codes for MALATRADRRPSMTRTLWDSTVGKKTIMAVSGLIMLGYLVVHMLGNLKIFFGSDEFNHYAHWLRTIGEPFLHYEWALWIIRVVLVAAVVMHAVSAYQLSRRDLRARPTAYVHKKARASYATRTMRYGGVILALFIVWHILDLTTGTVHTGGFQHGHPYQNVIDTFSTWWGNVVYIVAVTALGLHVQHGFWSAAQTLGVGNATRDRVLKTLSNALAVVLTAGFVSVPVAVMTGVVS
- a CDS encoding fumarate reductase/succinate dehydrogenase flavoprotein subunit, which produces MSDYTNYTTGEPVIDAKAPGGPVADRWDTRRFEAKLVNPANRRKHTVIVVGTGLAGGSAGATLAEQGYHVVQFCFQDSPRRAHSVAAQGGINAAKNYRNDGDSVHRLFYDTVKGGDFRARESNVHRLAEISVEIIDQCVAQGVPFAREYGGLLDNRSFGGVQVSRTFYARGQTGQQLLLGAYQALSRQIAAGNVELHSRTEMLDLIVVDGKARGIVARDLVTGKIDTYFADAVVLASGGYGNVFYLSTNAMNSNATAIWRAHRRGAYFANPCFTQIHPTCIPRTGDHQSKLTLMSESLRNDGRIWVPKVKGDDRPANEIPEDERDYYLERIYPAFGNLVPRDIASRAAKNVCDEGRGVGPGGQGVYLDFADAIARMGRKAVEEKYGNLFDMYARITAENPYETPMRIYPAVHYTMGGLWVDYDLQTTIPGLFAIGEANFSDHGANRLGASALMQGLADGYFVLPSTINDYLARNPHADEIDAGHPAVTEAVAETEDRLNLLLAVDGDRTPDSFHREIGELMWEFCGMARTETGLRKALDRIPQIREEFWRRVKVPGTGEQFNQSLEKANRVVDYLELAELMCLDALHRAESCGGHFREESQTPDGEAARRDEEFSYAAAWEFSASGDAPVLHKEDLVFEYVHPTQRSYA